In one window of Helianthus annuus cultivar XRQ/B chromosome 17, HanXRQr2.0-SUNRISE, whole genome shotgun sequence DNA:
- the LOC110926090 gene encoding uncharacterized protein LOC110926090, whose translation MGSLENGVLPLKRDPLLKSLSRNERNSSFANRPRSRFARFMVLKKLDYLQWICAVAVFFLFMFVFQMLLPLSTLEKASGGFLIQKDDNFEGDFKSLFQEISGLDFGEGVKFEPTRLLLKFQEDNNKNVKNLSFGGSRKPQLAFVFADLFVDPQQVLMVSVAVALRAIGYEIEVYSLEDGPVHTVWKNIGVPVNIMEASGDSKIIIDWLIYDAVLVNSLEAKDAVSGLLQEPFKSLPLIWTVHEKTLATRYKNYVSDGQFQLIDDWKTVFNRATVVVFPNHVLPMYYAAFDAGNYFVIPGSPSEACKLNNSIVVHEESLRVNMNFTARDFVIAITGSQFLYKGLWVEHALVLQALSPLLAEFPVDDRLSQRLRIIILRQDLTGNYSAAIEEIASNLNYPRGTVNYAAIDDHDDVYNVLSIADLVIYGSFLEEQSFPDILVKAMCFEKPIIAPDLSIIKKYIDDKVNGYIFPKENINVLTRIMLQLVPNRKLSSLARNIGPIGKHTAKNMMVMEAVEGYASLIQNVVNLPSEVASPRAVSEIPSSFKTEWQWRFFEAVADSTYVTRTQRVYRFLNNVEHRWTRNVKESFADVSADDTFLYSIWQEEKGVQTAIAKKRREDGEVRDRSEQPRGKWEDVYRSAKRAERSKNALHERDDGELERTGQPLCIYEPYFGQGAWPFLHQGPLYRGLGLSTKGRRSRDDIDAPSRLPLLSVPYYRNALGDFGAFFAIANRIDRIHKNAWIGFSSWRATAKKASLSKVAEVALLDDIQSRRHGDALYFWVRMDRDPRNPMQQDFWTFCDAINAGNCKFAFSEALKNMYGLRGNLTSLPPMPVDGDSWSVMHSWTMPTKSFVEFVMFSRMFVDALDAQVYEEHHQSGFCYLSLSKDKQCYSRVLELLVNVWAYHSARRMVYIDPTTGTLEEQHNFKTRRGKMWIKWFNYKILKAMDEDLAEEADSDHPKRRWLWPSTGEVFWQGMYEKERSQMRLQKQKRKQKSKDRIQRIKHRSQQKALGMYVKPPPDNETVNNSSPVLEAVKLLR comes from the exons ATGGGTTCTCTTGAAAACGGAGTATTGCCATTAAAAAGAGACCCTTTATTAAAATCTTTATCAAGAAATGAAAGAAACAGTTCATTTGCTAACAGACCCagatcaagatttgcaagattcatGGTGCTTAAGAAGCTAGATTACTTGCAATGGATTTGTGCAGTGGCAGTGTtcttcttgttcatgtttgtgtTTCAAATGTTGTTGCCACTTTCCACTTTGGAGAAAGCTAGTGGTGGTTTCTTGATACAAAAAGATGACAACTTTGAAGGTGATTTCAAGAGTTTGTTTCAAGAAATCAGTGGATTGGATTTTGGTGAAGGTGTTAAGTTTGAACCCACAAGGCTTTTGCTTAAATTCCAAGAAGATAATAATAAAAATGTTAAGAATTTGTCATTTGGAGGTTCAAGAAAGCCTCAGCTAGCTTTT GTGTTTGCAGATCTGTTCGTTGATCCACAGCAAGTGTTAATGGTCTCTGTTGCAGTTGCTTTGAGAGCAATTGGTTATGAAATTGAG GTTTACTCACTTGAAGACGGTCCTGTGCATACCGTATGGAAAAATATTGGAGTTCCGGTCAATATAATGGAAGCTAGCGGTGATTCAAAGATTATAATTGACTGGCTAAT CTACGATGCCGTACTTGTGAATTCTCTTGAAGCAAAAGATGCCGTTTCAGG CCTTTTACAGGAACCGTTTAAATCTTTACCGCTTATATGGACCGTTCATGAAAAAACACTCGCTACCCGTTACAAAAACTATGTATCAGATGGCCAATTTCAGCTGATCGATGATTGGAAAACCGTATTTAATCGAGCGACCGTTGTCGTTTTCCCCAACCATGTCCTACCG ATGTATTATGCTGCATTTGATGCTGGAAACTACTTTGTTATACCCGGATCTCCATCTGAGGCTTGTAAATTAAATAACTCGATCGTTGTTCATGAAGAAAGTCTTCGTGTGAATATGAATTTTACGGCTCGTGATTTTGTTATTGCGATAACAGGAAGTCAGTTTCTTTATAAAGGATTATGGGTGGAACATGCACTTGTTTTACAAGCTTTATCGCCACTTTTAGCCGAATTTCCCGTTGATGATCGTTTAAGTCAACGTCTCAGGATCATAATCTTACGTCAAGATTTAACCGGCAATTACAGTGCCGCCATTGAG GAAATTGCTTCAAATCTAAACTACCCAAGAGGAACTGTCAATTATGCTGCCATTGATGACCATGATGACGTGTACAACGTTCTTAGCATTGCAGATCTTGTGATATATGGGTCGTTTCTTGAAGAACAATCTTTTCCCGACATTCTTGTTAAAGCAATGTGCTTTGAGAAACCAATAATAGCTCCTGACCTATCGATAATCAAGAAATAC ATTGATGACAAGGTCAACGGCTACATCTTCCCTAAGGAAAATATAAACGTTTTAACACGGATTATGCTGCAATTGGTACCAAACAGAAAATTATCATCTTTAGCGCGAAATATCGGACCGATAGGAAAACATACTGCAAAAAACATGATGGTCATGGAAGCAGTCGAAGGGTATGCTTCGTTAATACAAAATGTTGTTAACCTACCTTCGGAAGTTGCATCTCCAAGGGCAGTATCGGAAATTCCATCTAGTTTCAAAACCGAGTGGCAGTGGCGTTTTTTTGAAGCTGTTGCAGATAGTACATATGTAACTAGAACTCAAAGGGTTTATCGGTTTTTAAACAATGTTGAACATCGGTGGACGCGTAATGTAAAAGAGAGTTTTGCGGATGTTTCGGCTGATGATACATTTTTGTATAGTATATGGCAAGAAGAGAAAGGTGTTCAGACAGCAATAGCTAAAAAGAGAAGAGAAGATGGTGAG GTGAGGGACAGAAGTGAGCAACCGAGGGGAAAGTGGGAGGATGTATATCGAAGTGCAAAAAGAGCTGAGCGGAGTAAGAATGCTTTGCATGAGAGAGATGACGGGGAGCTTGAAAGAACGGGTCAACCGTTGTGCATTTATGAACCTTATTTTGGTCAAGGAGCTTGGCCGTTTTTGCATCAAGGTCCCCTTTATCGGGGTCTTGGACTT TCGACTAAAGGTCGAAGATCAAGAGATGACATTGATGCGCCTTCTCGTCTTCCTCTTTTAAGCGTACCATATTACCGTAATGCCCTTGGTGATTTTGGCGCCTTTTTCGCTATTGCTAACCGTATTGACCGTATTCACAAGAATGCTTGGATTGGGTTTTCATCATGGAGAGCCACAGCTAAAAAG GCATCTTTGTCGAAGGTGGCTGAGGTGGCATTATTAGATGACATTCAATCACGAAGGCATGGCGATGCTTTGTATTTTTGGGTTCGAATGGATAGAGATCCAAGAAACCCGATGCAACAAGATTTTTGGACATTTTGTGATGCTATAAACGCGGGTAATTGCAa GTTTGCATTCTCCGAGGCTCTCAAGAACATGTATGGGTTGCGGGGCAACTTGACATCTCTTCCTCCAATGCCTGTCGATGGGGATTCGTGGTCTGTCATGCATAGTTGGACCATGCCAACCAAATCTTTCGTagaatttgtgatgttttcaag AATGTTTGTGGACGCGTTGGATGCACAAGTTTacgaagaacatcatcaaagtgGTTTCTGCTACCTAAGTTTATCCAAG GACAAACAATGCTACTCACGTGTTCTTGAGCTTCTTGTAAACGTATGGGCATACCACAGTGCAAGACGAATGGTGTATATAGACCCTACAACCGGAACACTTGAAGAACAACACAATTTCAAAACCCGAAGAGGCAAAATGTGGATCAAATGGTTCAATTACAAAATTTTAAAAGCCATGGATGAAGATCTTGCTGAAGAAGCCGACTCAGACCACCCTAAACGACGGTGGTTATGGCCGTCAACAGGTGAAGTTTTCTGGCAAGGAATGTATGAGAAAGAAAGGAGTCAAATGAGATTACAAAagcaaaaaagaaagcaaaagagcAAAGATAGGATTCAAAGGATAAAACACCGATCCCAACAGAAAGCGTTAGGGATGTATGTGAAACCGCCACCAGATAATGAGACAGTAAATAATTCTAGCCCGGTTTTAGAAGCGGTAAAGCTTCTTAGATAA
- the LOC110925022 gene encoding nucleolar transcription factor 1: MAASDEADRKCFEEWMKNRNKVYKSDEEKEIRFETFKINLQEGRFGPMAASDEERFEDYIKQYKKEYKTEDEKKNRFKSFQISLREIDAYEAFVADEPPVFHALGLNQYSDLTVDEYLRDFLGRDAIPPDVSWSDSDSDGELVWYRYGYVRDSKDEDLEDEDEDEGEGEGEGEGEGEGEDEDEDEDFGAEGVVKGELESD; the protein is encoded by the exons ATGGCTGCATCCGACGAAGCTGACAGGAAATGTTTTGAGGAGTGGATGAAAAACCGCAACAAAGTATACAAAAGCGACGAGGAGAAGGAGATTAGATTCGAGACGTTCAAAATTAATCTCCAG GAGGGGCGATTTGGACCGATGGCTGCATCTGACGAGGAGCGTTTTGAGGACTACATCAAACAGTACAAGAAAGAATACAAAACCGAAGATGAGAAGAAGAATAGATTCAAGTCGTTCCAAATAAGTCTCCGTGAAATAGATGCTTATGAAGCTTTTGTTGCAGATGAACCCCCAGTATTTCATGCCCTGGGTTTGAACCAATATTCGGACTTGACTGTTGATGAGTACTTAAGAGATTTCCTCGGAAGGGATGCGATCCCCCCAGATGTTAGTTGGAGTGACAGTGACAGTGACGGTGAGTTGGTTTGGTACAGGTATGGGTACGTGAGAGATAGCAAGGACGAGGACCTCGAGGACGAGGACGAGGACGAGGGCGAGGGCGAGGGCGAGGGCGAGGGCGAGGGCGAGGGCGAGGACGAGGACGAGGACGAGGACTTTGGGGCCGAGGGCGTGGTCAAGGGCGAACTCGAGTCCGATTAA